In the genome of Bradyrhizobium ottawaense, the window GTCACCCTTTTCATCAATTGGGCCGTAAAACCGTTCTCGATGGCGCTGCTGGGCTCTTTCTTCATCGGCCACCTCTTCGCACCGTGGCTGCCGTCCGGCCAGATCTCGTCCTACATCGCCGGCTTGATCCTGCTGGCGGCGGCGCCTTGCACCGCGATGGTGTTCGTGTGGTCCAATTTGTGCGAGGGGGAGCCTCACTACACGCTGAGCCAGGTCGCCCTGAACGACGTGATCATGGTGTTCCTGTTCGCGCCGCTGGTGGGACTGCTGCTTGGCGTGGCCTCGATCAGTGTCCCCTGGGGCACGCTGCTGCTCTCCGTTCTGCTCTATATCGTGGTTCCCGTAATCGTTGCTCAGCTGTGGCGCAAGGTGCTGCTGCGCGGAGGCGACGACGGCTTCAACCGCGCCATGCGGATGCTGCAGCCTGTGTCGCTAGTTGCGCTCCTCGCCACATTGGTGCTGCTGTTCGGCTTCCAGGGCGAGCAGATCGTCCGGCAGCCACTCGTCATTGCCATCCTTGCCGTGCCGATTCTGGTGCAGGTCTATTTCAATGCGGGCCTCGCCTATTGGCTGAGCCGGCGGTTCGGCGTGGCCTGGTGCGTTGCGGCTCCGGCCGCTCTCATCGGCGCGAGCAACTTCTTCGAGCTGGCGGTCGCCGCCGCGATCAGCTTGTTCGGCCTCGACTCCGGCGCTGCGCTGGCGACCGTGGTCGGCGTTCTCGTCGAGGTCCCGGTGATGCTGTCCGTCGTCCGCATCGTCAAGGCGACAAGGGGCTGGTACGAGGCCGGCGCTGGCAAAGTCCCGACGGCCTTGGAAGCCCACCGGTGAGACATGGAGACCGACCATGAGCGTCACGATCTACCACAATCCCGACTGCGGTACCTCGCGCAACACGCTGGCGATGATCCGGCAGAGCGGCGCCGAGCCCATCGTCATCGAATA includes:
- the arsB gene encoding ACR3 family arsenite efflux transporter, which codes for MSIFERYLTLWVALCIVVGVALGHVMPGFFGAIAAAEVAKVNLPVAVLIWLMIVPMLLKIDFGALGEVRKHWRGVGVTLFINWAVKPFSMALLGSFFIGHLFAPWLPSGQISSYIAGLILLAAAPCTAMVFVWSNLCEGEPHYTLSQVALNDVIMVFLFAPLVGLLLGVASISVPWGTLLLSVLLYIVVPVIVAQLWRKVLLRGGDDGFNRAMRMLQPVSLVALLATLVLLFGFQGEQIVRQPLVIAILAVPILVQVYFNAGLAYWLSRRFGVAWCVAAPAALIGASNFFELAVAAAISLFGLDSGAALATVVGVLVEVPVMLSVVRIVKATRGWYEAGAGKVPTALEAHR